In Agrobacterium sp. RAC06, a single window of DNA contains:
- a CDS encoding Mth938-like domain-containing protein — protein MVFGFGDKGVTIRDAHFPGRPGIDSYGNGGFRFADMSHRGSLLLLPSGVYGWEQTEEEPITQASLARVFAETGIEFLLLGTGRQLRLVDPDLRVALKARGIATDPMGTGAAIRTYNIMLAEQRPVAAALIAV, from the coding sequence ATGGTTTTTGGCTTCGGAGACAAGGGCGTCACCATCCGTGACGCCCATTTCCCCGGGCGGCCCGGTATCGACAGTTACGGCAATGGTGGCTTCCGCTTTGCCGACATGTCGCATCGTGGATCGCTTCTCCTGCTTCCCTCCGGTGTCTATGGCTGGGAGCAGACCGAAGAGGAGCCGATCACGCAAGCCTCACTCGCGCGCGTATTTGCCGAAACCGGCATCGAATTCCTGCTCTTGGGCACCGGTCGGCAGTTGCGCCTTGTCGACCCCGATTTGCGGGTCGCATTGAAGGCGAGGGGCATTGCGACCGATCCCATGGGAACCGGTGCTGCAATCCGCACGTATAACATCATGCTGGCCGAGCAGCGTCCGGTCGCGGCCGCGTTGATCGCAGTCTGA
- the secDF gene encoding protein translocase subunit SecDF, translated as MLYISRWKTLFIWLTVALGVLVALPNAFTDEELEAFPSWFPTSKVTLGLDLQGGSHIMLRLEREDIVKERLETIVGDVRTQLREAGIRYTGLSGVGQQIQVRITDADKVPEAIEALRSLTDPVSIGGLTGGSVTEVALEQAEGGVLRLTLTDAGIDYRVSSALTQSMEVVRRRVDELGTTEPLIQRQGDDRIIVQVPGLTDPQRLKALLNQTAKLSFHMVDTTMPVTEAMNTRPPAQSEILYSADDPAVPYLIERRALISGENLVDAQAAFDQRTNEPVVSFRFDSRGAQRFAQATQENVGNPFAIVLDQQVISAPVIREPILGGSGQISGNFSVEGANDLAVLLRAGALPATLTVVEERTVGPGLGQDSINAGVTASIIGGIAVVLFMLAFYGTFGVMANIALAANIALILAALSMIGSTLTLPGIAGIVLTMGMAVDSNVLIYERIREEARNGRPLVQAIEVGFKKAFATIIDANLTTLIAAVVLFFLGSGPVRGFAVTLSIGIVTTVFTAFTLTFWLMAFWYRWKRPKHIPKSVRTGFFDNRNIRFMAARKFNFGLAMLISVASLVGFATVGMNLGIDFKGGSIIEVQARDGTADLSDIRDRLSQLNLGEVQAQGFGDDASALIRLQAQDGGENAEQSALSKVRGELEAEYDFRRVEVVGPSVSSDLTYSATIGVAAALFGILIYIWFRFEWQFALGAIIATLHDVVFTLGLFVLTGIEFNLTSIAAILTIIGYSLNDTVVVYDRMRENLRRYKKMPLEVLIDESINQTLSRTVLTAGSTVLALGALYLFGGEVIASFTFAMLAGVLIGTFSSIYIAGPVLIAFKLRPENFQRDETEGEQVPAKAGA; from the coding sequence ATGCTTTACATTTCCCGCTGGAAGACATTGTTCATCTGGTTGACCGTTGCGCTCGGCGTCCTTGTCGCCCTGCCCAATGCCTTCACGGACGAGGAACTGGAAGCATTCCCCTCCTGGTTCCCCACGAGCAAGGTGACGCTCGGCCTCGACCTGCAGGGCGGCTCGCACATCATGCTGAGGCTCGAGCGCGAGGATATCGTCAAGGAACGCCTTGAGACGATCGTCGGCGACGTCCGGACCCAGCTTCGCGAAGCCGGCATCCGCTATACGGGCCTTTCCGGCGTCGGCCAGCAGATCCAGGTTCGCATTACCGATGCGGACAAGGTGCCGGAAGCAATCGAAGCGCTGCGCTCGCTGACCGATCCCGTCAGCATCGGCGGTCTGACCGGCGGTTCTGTGACGGAGGTTGCTCTCGAGCAGGCCGAGGGCGGCGTGCTGCGCCTGACGCTGACCGACGCGGGCATCGACTACCGCGTATCCTCTGCCCTGACGCAGTCGATGGAAGTCGTTCGCCGCCGTGTCGACGAATTGGGGACGACCGAACCGCTCATCCAGCGCCAGGGGGATGACCGCATCATCGTCCAGGTCCCGGGCCTGACTGATCCGCAGCGCCTGAAAGCGCTTCTGAACCAGACGGCCAAACTGTCCTTCCACATGGTCGACACGACGATGCCGGTCACAGAAGCGATGAACACGCGTCCGCCTGCACAGTCGGAGATCCTTTATTCGGCCGATGACCCGGCCGTTCCCTATCTCATCGAGCGTCGTGCGCTGATCTCGGGTGAAAACCTCGTTGATGCCCAGGCAGCCTTTGACCAGCGCACCAATGAGCCGGTCGTCAGCTTCCGCTTCGACAGCCGCGGTGCCCAGCGTTTTGCCCAGGCAACGCAGGAAAACGTCGGCAATCCCTTCGCCATCGTCCTCGACCAGCAGGTCATTTCCGCGCCCGTCATCCGCGAGCCGATCCTCGGCGGTTCCGGACAGATCTCCGGCAATTTCTCGGTCGAAGGCGCAAACGATCTTGCGGTTCTGCTGCGTGCCGGTGCTCTGCCGGCGACGCTGACGGTCGTCGAGGAACGCACCGTAGGCCCCGGCCTCGGCCAGGATTCGATCAATGCCGGCGTGACCGCCAGCATCATTGGCGGCATCGCGGTCGTTCTCTTCATGCTCGCCTTCTATGGCACCTTCGGCGTGATGGCGAACATCGCGCTCGCGGCCAATATTGCCCTGATCCTCGCGGCCCTGTCGATGATCGGGTCGACGCTGACCTTGCCGGGTATCGCCGGTATCGTTCTGACAATGGGTATGGCCGTCGACTCGAACGTCCTGATCTATGAGCGCATTCGCGAGGAGGCCCGCAATGGCCGACCCTTGGTGCAGGCGATCGAGGTCGGTTTCAAGAAGGCCTTTGCGACCATCATCGACGCGAACCTCACGACGTTGATCGCGGCCGTCGTTCTCTTCTTCCTCGGGTCCGGCCCAGTGCGTGGCTTCGCCGTCACCCTGTCGATCGGTATCGTGACGACCGTCTTTACTGCCTTCACCCTGACCTTCTGGTTGATGGCCTTCTGGTACCGCTGGAAGCGCCCGAAGCACATTCCGAAAAGCGTACGCACTGGTTTCTTCGACAACCGCAACATTCGCTTCATGGCGGCCCGCAAGTTCAATTTCGGACTGGCCATGCTCATCTCGGTTGCCTCCCTGGTCGGGTTTGCGACCGTTGGCATGAACCTCGGGATCGACTTCAAGGGTGGCTCCATCATCGAGGTGCAGGCACGTGACGGAACCGCCGATCTCTCCGATATCCGCGACCGTCTGAGCCAGCTGAACCTCGGCGAGGTGCAGGCGCAGGGCTTCGGCGACGATGCCAGCGCGCTTATCCGTCTCCAGGCGCAGGATGGCGGCGAGAACGCCGAACAGTCGGCTCTCAGCAAGGTTCGTGGTGAACTGGAGGCCGAATACGACTTTCGCCGTGTCGAGGTGGTCGGACCATCGGTCTCGAGCGACCTGACCTATTCGGCGACGATCGGCGTTGCGGCAGCTCTCTTCGGCATCCTGATCTACATCTGGTTCCGTTTCGAGTGGCAGTTCGCGCTAGGCGCAATCATCGCCACCCTGCACGACGTTGTCTTCACGCTCGGCCTGTTCGTCCTGACTGGCATTGAATTCAACCTGACGAGTATCGCGGCGATCCTGACGATCATCGGCTACTCGCTGAACGATACGGTCGTCGTTTATGACCGCATGCGAGAAAACCTCAGGCGATACAAGAAGATGCCGCTTGAGGTGTTGATCGACGAATCGATCAACCAGACGCTCTCGCGTACGGTTCTGACCGCCGGCAGTACGGTCCTCGCTCTTGGGGCGCTCTATCTGTTCGGCGGGGAAGTCATTGCCTCCTTCACCTTCGCCATGCTGGCAGGCGTTCTGATCGGAACCTTCTCGTCGATCTACATCGCTGGCCCGGTTCTGATCGCCTTCAAGCTGCGTCCGGAAAACTTCCAGCGGGACGAGACCGAGGGCGAGCAGGTTCCGGCCAAGGCCGGGGCCTGA
- the yajC gene encoding preprotein translocase subunit YajC yields the protein MFITEAFAQDAVAAPSAMGSGLEMLLLFAPLMVVWYFFLIRPQRQQMKKREETLSAIRRGDQVIMGGGIVAKVTKVIDDKELELEIADGVKVRAMRQYVAEVRVKGEPVKTETAA from the coding sequence ATGTTTATCACCGAGGCCTTTGCCCAGGACGCAGTTGCTGCCCCGAGCGCGATGGGATCCGGACTGGAAATGCTGCTGCTCTTCGCACCGCTGATGGTGGTCTGGTATTTCTTCCTGATCCGTCCGCAGCGCCAGCAGATGAAGAAGCGTGAAGAGACGCTGTCTGCCATCCGTCGTGGCGATCAGGTCATCATGGGTGGCGGCATCGTCGCCAAGGTCACCAAGGTGATCGACGACAAGGAACTCGAACTCGAAATCGCCGACGGCGTGAAGGTTCGTGCAATGCGCCAGTATGTGGCGGAAGTCCGCGTCAAGGGCGAACCGGTCAAGACCGAAACCGCCGCCTGA
- a CDS encoding ATP-binding protein has translation MDDQTVSALLAEVKRLTEAVERLAGPAPAFNDWEAADCFVWSPARLHLQPVKRPNRVELGLIRGVDHVRDILHENTLRFAEGYPANNVLLWGARGMGKSALVKAVHADIIKTNGIALKLVEVHREDISTLPGLLEIIKDAPHRIVVFCDDLSFDHDDTAYKSLKAALDGGVEGRPDNVLFYATSNRRHLLPRHMMENEQSTAINPSEAVEEKVSLSDRFGLWLGFHKCSQDDYLTMIDGYAAHFALPLPREQLHHEALEWATTRGGRSGRVAWQYIQDLAGRLRISTERR, from the coding sequence ATGGATGATCAGACCGTGAGCGCACTTTTGGCGGAAGTGAAGCGTCTCACCGAGGCCGTGGAACGGCTGGCAGGGCCGGCACCCGCCTTCAACGACTGGGAGGCCGCAGACTGTTTCGTCTGGTCTCCGGCACGGCTTCACCTGCAACCCGTCAAGCGACCGAACCGGGTGGAACTGGGCCTGATCCGCGGTGTCGACCATGTGCGCGACATCCTGCACGAAAATACATTGCGCTTCGCCGAAGGTTATCCTGCGAACAACGTGCTGCTCTGGGGTGCGCGCGGCATGGGCAAGTCGGCACTGGTCAAGGCCGTCCATGCCGACATCATCAAGACCAACGGCATCGCGCTGAAGCTCGTCGAAGTGCATCGGGAGGATATCTCGACGCTGCCGGGGCTGCTCGAGATTATCAAGGATGCGCCGCACCGGATCGTCGTCTTCTGCGACGACCTCTCCTTCGACCATGACGACACCGCCTACAAATCTCTGAAGGCAGCGCTGGACGGCGGCGTCGAGGGCCGGCCGGACAATGTGCTTTTCTACGCCACCTCTAACCGGCGCCATCTTTTGCCGCGCCACATGATGGAAAACGAGCAGTCGACGGCGATCAACCCGTCAGAAGCCGTAGAGGAGAAGGTCTCGCTCTCGGACCGGTTCGGCCTCTGGCTCGGCTTCCACAAATGCAGCCAGGACGACTATCTGACGATGATCGACGGCTATGCAGCGCATTTCGCGCTGCCGCTGCCCCGCGAGCAGTTGCATCATGAAGCGCTGGAATGGGCAACCACGCGCGGCGGCCGCTCAGGGCGCGTTGCCTGGCAATACATTCAGGATCTCGCCGGACGCCTCCGGATCTCCACCGAACGCCGCTGA
- a CDS encoding peptidoglycan DD-metalloendopeptidase family protein has protein sequence MRKSVSPKAGLSVARLCGALLLAGTAAGCSSDASRFSSVFSTDSLTTASIPRQQRNQPPVPAENIGGGGMYGQSQAMAQPMPASPAYEAPASARAASTPASVQRAELAAPSASGNNSERAAALAQPFPSAPQPQAGQVAAVNPGQVLAEPTSTGSTPRQGGWSTAGAARVTLRPGETIATLADRYGVPQKELLKANGLTHLSDAAPGQLVIIPTFGGPNAARAAADASGLPTDGRKPVLPGDQQQNVAVLPNAPNSREKQQVSASAATGKSDAGAGAGAGSYIVKPGDSLARIAKANGVSVDDLKSANGLTTGNIRIGQPLVVPAKRAVAPAVAQAPAAAAADPVKTASVPAAGQPAQYQAPAANKSVTEVAAAKPETAAPELTGIGKYRWPARGAVIANFGANIDGKRSDGIAISVPQGTPIKAAENGVVIYAGNGLKELGNTVLVRHDDGKVTVYGHADSLSVQRGQKVQRGQTIATSGMTGNVKRPMLHFEVRKDAAPVNPITYLE, from the coding sequence ATGCGTAAAAGTGTATCGCCGAAAGCTGGATTGTCTGTCGCTCGTTTGTGCGGCGCGCTCCTCCTGGCCGGTACGGCAGCCGGGTGTAGTTCAGACGCCTCGCGCTTCAGCTCGGTCTTCTCCACCGACAGTCTGACCACGGCGTCCATTCCTCGTCAGCAGCGCAATCAGCCGCCGGTCCCTGCCGAGAATATCGGTGGCGGCGGCATGTACGGTCAGTCTCAGGCCATGGCGCAGCCGATGCCGGCAAGCCCGGCTTACGAGGCGCCGGCATCTGCCCGGGCGGCAAGCACGCCGGCCTCCGTGCAGCGCGCCGAACTCGCCGCGCCATCTGCATCTGGCAACAATTCCGAGCGTGCTGCAGCGCTTGCGCAGCCCTTCCCGTCTGCACCTCAGCCGCAAGCCGGTCAGGTGGCTGCGGTCAACCCAGGCCAGGTTCTGGCCGAGCCGACATCGACCGGTTCGACGCCCCGTCAGGGCGGTTGGTCGACGGCCGGTGCTGCCCGCGTGACCTTGCGGCCCGGCGAGACCATCGCGACGCTCGCTGATCGCTATGGCGTTCCGCAGAAGGAACTCCTCAAGGCCAATGGTCTGACCCATCTCAGCGATGCGGCCCCCGGCCAACTCGTGATCATCCCGACCTTCGGCGGTCCCAATGCGGCCCGCGCTGCGGCCGATGCGTCCGGCCTGCCGACCGATGGCCGCAAGCCTGTGCTGCCGGGCGACCAGCAGCAGAACGTGGCCGTCCTGCCGAATGCCCCGAATTCCCGCGAAAAGCAGCAGGTTTCGGCATCAGCCGCCACCGGCAAGTCGGATGCGGGCGCCGGTGCTGGTGCCGGCTCCTACATCGTGAAGCCTGGCGATTCCCTGGCGCGCATCGCCAAGGCCAACGGCGTTTCGGTCGATGATCTTAAGAGCGCCAACGGTCTGACGACCGGGAACATCCGCATCGGACAGCCGCTCGTCGTCCCGGCAAAGAGGGCCGTGGCACCCGCAGTTGCCCAGGCTCCGGCTGCAGCGGCCGCCGATCCGGTCAAGACGGCCTCCGTGCCGGCTGCCGGTCAGCCCGCTCAATACCAAGCCCCGGCCGCTAACAAGTCGGTGACGGAAGTCGCCGCTGCCAAGCCGGAAACGGCCGCACCCGAATTGACCGGCATCGGCAAGTATCGCTGGCCGGCCCGCGGTGCCGTGATCGCCAATTTTGGCGCCAATATCGATGGCAAGCGCAGCGACGGTATCGCGATCTCCGTGCCGCAGGGCACGCCGATCAAGGCCGCCGAGAACGGCGTGGTCATCTATGCCGGCAACGGCCTCAAGGAACTCGGCAACACGGTTCTCGTCCGTCACGACGATGGCAAGGTCACCGTCTACGGCCATGCCGACAGCCTGTCGGTTCAGCGTGGCCAGAAGGTCCAGCGCGGCCAGACCATCGCTACATCCGGCATGACCGGCAACGTCAAGCGTCCGATGCTGCACTTCGAAGTCCGCAAGGATGCAGCACCGGTCAACCCGATCACTTACCTGGAATAG
- a CDS encoding protein-L-isoaspartate(D-aspartate) O-methyltransferase has product MRSALVEREGFAALVLRLRAEGITDLDLLTAVEQTHRSSFVPPEYAQSAYSSRSIPIECGQFMEGADLAVRLLSMLQVKPGHRVLEIGTGSGFATAVLGRLAERVISIERYKTLIASAQGRLERLALRNVILRQVDGSNGLPGEGTFDRIVSTAAYPVMPRFFAEQLVSGGMLLAPIMLDEERCVMVRLTKTGSRFEREDLFEVPFLPLQPKIAQHL; this is encoded by the coding sequence GTGAGGTCTGCCCTGGTCGAGCGCGAGGGCTTTGCGGCTCTGGTCCTGCGGCTCAGGGCTGAAGGCATCACCGATCTCGACCTGCTGACGGCCGTCGAGCAGACGCATCGCTCGAGCTTCGTTCCGCCCGAATATGCCCAGAGCGCCTATTCCAGCCGCTCCATCCCGATCGAATGCGGGCAGTTCATGGAAGGCGCGGATCTCGCCGTTCGACTGCTTTCCATGCTGCAGGTGAAGCCAGGACATCGCGTGCTTGAGATCGGCACCGGCAGTGGCTTTGCGACCGCCGTTCTCGGGCGGCTCGCCGAGCGGGTGATCTCGATCGAACGATACAAGACACTGATTGCGAGCGCCCAGGGTCGATTGGAGCGGCTTGCGCTTCGTAACGTTATCCTGCGCCAGGTCGACGGTTCGAACGGGCTGCCGGGCGAGGGGACCTTCGACCGAATCGTGTCCACGGCGGCCTATCCCGTCATGCCCCGTTTCTTTGCCGAACAACTCGTGTCCGGCGGCATGCTGCTTGCGCCGATCATGCTGGACGAGGAGCGCTGCGTCATGGTCCGTCTGACCAAGACCGGGAGCCGCTTCGAACGGGAGGATCTGTTCGAGGTACCCTTCCTGCCCCTGCAGCCGAAGATTGCCCAGCACCTCTGA
- the surE gene encoding 5'/3'-nucleotidase SurE produces MRILLTNDDGIHAPGLASLERIARSLSDDVWIVAPETDQSGLAHSLTLSEPLRLRELGDQKFALRGTPTDCVIMAIRKVLDRKPDLVLSGVNAGANMADDVTYSGTVAGAIEGTVHGVRSFALSQAYSYEAGAPIPWHVAEALAPDLLKKLSTIDLPPGTFLNLNFPNCEPEEVQGIDVTSQGKLDFGLSVEERQDGRGLPYFWLRFGDRKGNFRAGTDIHALREKKISVTPLKLDMTDYAVQDMVAAALANGDAV; encoded by the coding sequence ATGCGCATCCTGCTGACGAATGACGACGGTATCCACGCTCCGGGCCTTGCCTCCTTGGAGCGCATCGCCCGCAGCCTGTCCGACGATGTCTGGATCGTCGCGCCAGAGACCGACCAGAGCGGGCTTGCCCATTCGCTGACGCTGTCCGAACCCTTGCGTCTGCGAGAGCTCGGAGATCAGAAGTTTGCCCTGCGTGGCACGCCGACCGATTGCGTCATCATGGCGATCCGCAAGGTACTCGATCGCAAGCCTGATCTCGTCCTGTCCGGCGTCAATGCCGGCGCCAACATGGCCGACGACGTCACCTATTCGGGCACGGTTGCCGGTGCGATCGAAGGGACGGTGCACGGTGTCAGGTCCTTTGCGCTGAGTCAGGCCTATAGCTACGAGGCGGGTGCGCCGATCCCGTGGCATGTTGCTGAGGCGCTGGCGCCCGACCTTCTGAAGAAGCTCTCGACGATCGATTTGCCGCCCGGCACATTTCTCAATCTCAACTTCCCGAATTGTGAACCGGAAGAGGTGCAGGGCATCGATGTAACCTCGCAGGGGAAGCTGGACTTCGGCCTCTCGGTGGAAGAGCGTCAGGATGGTCGCGGCCTTCCCTATTTCTGGCTGCGATTCGGCGACCGCAAGGGCAACTTCCGCGCCGGAACCGACATTCATGCGCTGCGTGAGAAGAAGATTTCCGTGACGCCGCTGAAGCTCGACATGACCGACTATGCAGTGCAGGACATGGTTGCGGCAGCACTCGCCAATGGGGATGCAGTGTGA
- the serS gene encoding serine--tRNA ligase: MLDIKWIRENPEAFDAALAKRGAEPLSASLIALDQKRRSVAQAMQDMQSRRNSASKEIGAAMAQKDMELAEKLKAEVASLKDTLPAAEEEERQLTAELNDALSRIPNIPHDDVPVGKDEHDNVVARVVGEKPTWNHKPFEHFEIGESLGYMDFERAAKLSGSRFTVLTSQLARLERALGQFMLDLHTSEHGYTEVSSPLMVRDDAMYGTGQLPKFAEDLFKTTDGRWLIPTAEVTLTNLVAGEILDQEKLPLRFTALTPSFRSEAGSAGRDTRGMLRQHQFWKCELVSITDAESSMAEHERMTACAEEVLKRLGLHFRTMTLCTGDMGFGARKTYDLEVWLPGQNTYREISSCSVCGDFQGRRMNARYRNKDGKGTTFVHTLNGSGTAVGRCLIAVMENYLNEDGSITVPDVLLPYMGGIKKIEKAA; encoded by the coding sequence ATGCTCGATATCAAGTGGATCCGTGAAAACCCCGAGGCCTTCGATGCCGCACTCGCCAAGCGCGGTGCCGAGCCTCTGTCTGCCTCGCTGATCGCGCTCGACCAGAAGCGCCGGTCTGTCGCCCAGGCGATGCAGGACATGCAGTCTCGCCGCAACTCGGCCTCAAAGGAAATCGGCGCCGCCATGGCGCAGAAAGACATGGAGCTCGCGGAGAAGCTGAAGGCGGAAGTCGCTTCGCTCAAGGACACGCTGCCGGCAGCCGAGGAGGAAGAGCGCCAGCTTACCGCTGAGCTCAACGACGCCCTGTCGCGCATCCCGAACATTCCCCATGATGACGTGCCCGTCGGCAAGGACGAGCACGACAACGTCGTCGCCCGCGTTGTCGGTGAAAAGCCGACTTGGAATCACAAGCCCTTCGAGCACTTCGAAATCGGTGAAAGCCTCGGCTACATGGATTTCGAGCGCGCGGCCAAGCTCTCCGGCTCGCGCTTCACGGTCCTGACGAGTCAGCTCGCGAGGCTTGAGCGAGCCCTTGGCCAGTTCATGCTCGATCTGCACACGAGCGAACACGGCTATACCGAAGTCTCGTCGCCGCTGATGGTGCGCGACGACGCCATGTATGGAACGGGCCAGCTGCCGAAGTTCGCCGAAGACCTGTTCAAGACGACCGATGGTCGCTGGCTGATCCCGACGGCGGAGGTGACGCTGACCAATCTCGTTGCCGGCGAAATCCTCGACCAGGAAAAGCTGCCGCTGCGCTTTACGGCCCTTACACCGTCCTTCCGCTCGGAAGCCGGCTCTGCCGGTCGCGACACCCGCGGCATGCTGCGCCAGCACCAGTTCTGGAAATGCGAACTCGTTTCGATCACCGACGCCGAAAGCTCGATGGCCGAACATGAGCGCATGACGGCCTGCGCCGAAGAAGTCCTGAAGCGTCTCGGTCTGCATTTCCGCACCATGACGCTCTGCACTGGCGACATGGGCTTCGGCGCCCGCAAGACCTATGACCTCGAGGTCTGGTTGCCGGGCCAGAACACCTATCGCGAAATCTCCTCCTGCTCTGTCTGTGGCGATTTCCAGGGGCGACGCATGAATGCGCGTTACCGCAACAAGGACGGCAAGGGCACGACCTTCGTGCACACGCTGAACGGTTCGGGCACGGCTGTCGGCCGCTGCCTCATCGCGGTGATGGAAAACTACCTGAACGAGGACGGTTCGATCACCGTGCCTGACGTTCTGCTGCCCTATATGGGCGGCATCAAGAAAATCGAGAAGGCGGCCTGA
- the tatC gene encoding twin-arginine translocase subunit TatC translates to MSGDMDDKPQPLIEHLIELRSRLMWALGAFFVAFLVCFYFAKQLFNLLVVPYKWAVDWAGLDVTKTELIYTAPQEFFFTQVKVAAFCAMVIAFPVIASQVYKFVAPGLYKNERAAFLPFLVASPILFLLGASLVYFVFTPMVMWFFLAMQQAPEEGGVAISLLPRVSEYLGLIMTLIFSFGLVFQLPVVTSLLVRVGILESQWLADKRKYFIVVAFVIAAIVTPPDPLSQIGLALPTILLYEVAIYAARLIEKKRAATELAEAGAKEQA, encoded by the coding sequence ATGAGCGGCGATATGGACGACAAGCCCCAGCCGTTGATTGAGCATCTGATCGAATTGCGTTCGCGCCTGATGTGGGCGCTCGGCGCCTTCTTCGTCGCTTTCCTCGTCTGCTTCTACTTCGCCAAGCAGCTCTTCAACCTGCTGGTCGTCCCCTATAAATGGGCAGTGGACTGGGCCGGGCTCGACGTAACGAAGACCGAACTCATCTATACGGCGCCGCAGGAATTCTTCTTCACCCAGGTGAAGGTTGCCGCCTTCTGCGCCATGGTCATCGCCTTTCCGGTCATCGCCTCGCAGGTCTACAAGTTCGTGGCACCGGGCCTCTACAAGAACGAGCGCGCTGCCTTCCTGCCGTTCCTGGTGGCGTCTCCGATCCTCTTCCTGCTCGGCGCCTCGCTCGTCTATTTCGTCTTTACGCCTATGGTCATGTGGTTCTTCCTTGCCATGCAGCAGGCGCCTGAAGAGGGCGGCGTTGCGATCTCGCTGTTGCCGCGCGTCTCGGAATATCTGGGTCTGATTATGACCCTGATCTTCTCCTTCGGCCTCGTCTTCCAGCTGCCGGTCGTGACCAGTCTTCTGGTGCGGGTCGGCATCCTCGAGAGCCAGTGGCTGGCCGACAAGCGCAAGTATTTCATCGTCGTCGCCTTCGTCATCGCAGCCATCGTGACGCCGCCGGATCCGCTGTCCCAGATCGGTCTTGCACTGCCGACGATCCTTCTCTACGAGGTTGCGATCTATGCGGCGCGACTCATCGAAAAGAAGCGCGCTGCCACGGAACTCGCCGAGGCCGGCGCTAAAGAGCAGGCCTGA
- a CDS encoding twin-arginine translocase TatA/TatE family subunit — MGSFSIWHWIIVLAIVLLLFGRGKIPELMGDVAKGIKSFKKGISEEDESEKQTASNAQPTVTKTVDHKADEVK, encoded by the coding sequence ATGGGTTCGTTTAGCATTTGGCACTGGATCATCGTTCTGGCGATCGTCCTGCTTCTCTTCGGTCGCGGCAAGATCCCGGAACTGATGGGTGACGTTGCCAAGGGCATCAAGAGCTTCAAGAAGGGCATCAGCGAAGAGGACGAGAGCGAGAAGCAGACCGCCTCCAACGCACAGCCCACCGTGACGAAGACGGTCGACCACAAGGCCGACGAGGTAAAGTGA
- a CDS encoding ABC transporter ATP-binding protein, which produces MNPAKIQHGDGQRTAGVTFAARLTFEDIQHRYHGKETIRGVSLTAQPGEVLCLLGPSGSGKTTLLRIAAGIEAQAAGRVLINDREVAGPQTFLPPEKRGIGLMFQDFALFPHMSVLDNARFGLTALPRKEAVAEAMVALERVGLAHYAEKFPHALSGGEQQRVALARALAPRPSVLLMDEPFSGLDSRLKDTVRADTLAILRETRATAVVVTHDAEEAMRMADRIALLKNGRLVQVGTSDDLYRRPNDIFAAAFFSEINEFSGRVRGGRVETPLGAADSGDIAEGAEVEVAVRLSGLSVRESGGPIPARIIARRFLGVVELLDLAVPGTERPVRARIRADMLSAGVRDVTIAVEPKDILVFEKTPQSPYIGETKI; this is translated from the coding sequence ATGAACCCAGCGAAGATCCAGCATGGAGACGGCCAGCGCACGGCGGGCGTAACCTTTGCCGCGCGCCTGACCTTCGAGGACATTCAGCATCGCTATCACGGCAAGGAGACGATCCGTGGCGTGTCGCTGACCGCCCAACCGGGCGAAGTGCTTTGCCTGCTGGGTCCCTCCGGATCGGGTAAGACGACACTGCTCAGGATCGCTGCCGGTATTGAGGCGCAGGCCGCAGGCCGGGTTCTGATCAACGATCGCGAAGTGGCCGGTCCCCAAACCTTTCTGCCGCCGGAGAAGCGTGGCATCGGGCTGATGTTTCAGGATTTTGCCCTATTCCCGCACATGAGCGTTCTCGACAATGCCCGCTTCGGCCTGACTGCACTGCCACGCAAAGAGGCTGTGGCCGAAGCCATGGTTGCGCTGGAGCGCGTCGGCCTCGCGCATTATGCCGAGAAGTTTCCGCATGCCCTGTCGGGCGGCGAGCAGCAGCGCGTGGCACTGGCGAGAGCGCTCGCACCCCGGCCGAGCGTGCTCTTGATGGACGAGCCCTTTTCCGGCCTCGATTCGCGCCTGAAAGACACCGTGCGGGCGGACACGCTCGCAATTCTTCGTGAGACCCGCGCGACTGCCGTCGTCGTCACCCATGACGCCGAGGAAGCCATGCGCATGGCCGACAGGATTGCATTGCTGAAGAATGGTCGGCTCGTGCAGGTTGGGACCTCGGACGATCTCTATCGCCGGCCCAACGACATTTTCGCGGCTGCCTTCTTCTCGGAGATTAACGAATTCTCCGGGAGAGTGCGTGGCGGTCGCGTCGAGACGCCCTTGGGGGCCGCCGATTCCGGAGACATTGCCGAAGGCGCCGAGGTTGAGGTCGCCGTGCGGCTCTCCGGTCTGTCGGTTCGCGAAAGCGGCGGTCCTATTCCGGCCCGCATCATCGCGCGGCGCTTCCTTGGCGTCGTCGAGTTGCTCGATCTTGCCGTTCCCGGCACAGAGCGACCGGTTCGAGCGCGGATTCGGGCCGACATGTTGTCAGCGGGTGTGCGCGACGTGACGATTGCGGTTGAGCCCAAGGACATTTTGGTGTTTGAAAAGACACCGCAAAGCCCCTACATCGGGGAAACGAAAATCTAA